The following is a genomic window from Pseudomonas purpurea.
AGTTGCCGCGTTATCTGAAAGCGGTCGAGCAACGCTTCGAGAAAATCGGCGCTCAGGTGCAGCGGGATCGGGTCTGGAGCGGCGAATTGTCCGGCCTCTGGACGCAATACCAGACCCGCGCCAACAAACACGCCCAGGAAGGCAAGCGCGATCCGCAGTTGGAACTCTATCGTTGGTGGCTGGAGGAATACCGGGTCTCGCTGTTCGCGCAGCAATTGGGGACCAAGGTGCCGATCTCCGACAAGCGCCTGAACAAGCAGTGGACCCAAGTCGAACCCTGACCCCTGTGGGAGCGGGCATGTGTTTGATCCAGCAAATAGGGCCAAACGCCAATGTTTATGGCAAACTTCGCGGTTATAAACATCGGCCCCGCAGATTAGAGCCTTAGCGGCCTGGGCGGATCGGAACAAAGCGATGCCTGGTCGGTTTCCCTGACGGAATAAGACCCTTTATGTGTTGGTACTACGGTGCCAGCGCTTTCTGCCTGAACAGATTAGAGAAACGACCATGCATAACGTCGTCATCAGCGGCACCGGCCTGTACACCCCGGCCAACAGCATCTCCAACGAAGAGCTGGTGCAGTCTTTCAATGCTTACGTCGGCCAGTTCAATGCCGACAACGCCGACGCTATCGAGCGCGGCGACGTGCAGGCGCTGACCGAGTCCAGCGCAGCCTTCATCGAAAAGGCGTCCGGGATCAAAAGCCGCTTTGTCATGGACAAGAAGGGCATCCTCGACCCGCAACGCATGGCGCCACGCCTGCCGGAGCGTTCGAACGACGAATGGTCGGTGCTGTGCCAGATGGCCATCGGTGCGGCCGAACAAGCCCTGCAACGCGCCGGCAAGACCGCAGCGGACATCGACGGTGTGATCGTCGCCTGCTCCAACCTGCAACGCGCCTATCCGGCCATCGCCATCGAAGTCCAGGAAGCCCTGGGCATCGCAGGTTTCGGTTTTGACATGAACGTTGCCTGCTCCTCGGCGACGTTTGGTATTCAGGCCGCCTCCAACAGCGTGCAACTGGGCCAGGGCCCGGGCCATCCTGATGGTCAACCCGGAAGTCTGCACCGGGCACCTGAACTTCCGCGACCGCGACAGCCACTTCATCTTCGGCGACGCCGCGACTGCGGTGATCATCGAACGTGCCGACCTGGCAACGTCCCAGCACCAGTTCGACATCGTCAGCACCAAACTGCTGACCAAGTTCTCCAACAACATCCGCAACAACTTCGGCTTCCTCAACCGTGCTGCAGAAGAGGGCATCGGTGCCCGTGACAAACTGTTCGTCCAGGAAGGCCGCAAAGTGTTCCGTGACGTCTGCCCGATGGTTGCAGAACTGATCGGCACGCACCTGGAAGAAAACGCGCTCAACGTCAGCGACGTGAAGCGTTTCTGGCTGCACCAGGCCAACCTCAGCATGAACCACCTGATCGTCAAGAAACTGCTGGGCCGCGAAGCTACCGAAGAAGAAGCCCCGGTGATTCTCGACACTTACGCCAACACCAGTTCGGCCGGTTCGGTGATCGCGTTTCACAAAAATCAGGACGATTTGCCCTCTGGCGCGCTGGCGGTACTCAGCTCCTTTGGGGCCGGGTATTCGATTGGCAGCGTGATCCTGCGCAAACGTTGATCGCAGTGTGAATCCCTTGTGGCGAGGGAGCTTGCTCCCGCTCGGCTGCGCAGCAGTCGTACAGGGTCGCAGTGTTCTACCTGATAAACCGCGGTTGCCGATTTTGGGACCGCTTCGCGCTCCAGCGCGAGCAAGCTCGCTCGCCACAGGAAATCAGTGTTGATGACTGACGACATGCAATTGCTCGAACGCCTGTTGGCGGGCGAGCAACGGGCTTACAAGGAATTGGTCAGTACCTACCAGAGCGCCATGCGGGCGGTGGCGTATGCCATCGTCGGCAGCCGCAACGCCGATGAAGTGGTGCAGGATGCCTGGCTTTCAGTGGTGCGCAATCTGGCGGGCTTTCAGGGGCGTTCGAGCCTCAAGACCTGGCTGTTGACCATCACCGCCAACGCGGCGAAAAACCGCTACAAGCAAAACCGTCGGGAAGTGCTGATGGACGACTTGCCGTCGCCCCACGGGACCATCGATGACGATCGTTTCTCGCCCGGCGATGGTCACTGGCTGGTAGCGCCGTTTGCCTGGCACCAGGACACGCCTGACGCCTTGCTGACCGAGGATGAACTGCGCGAATGCCTGGAAAAAACCCTGCTCAGCCTGCCCGAGTTGCAAAGCAGTGTGCTGGTATTACGTGACCGCCAGGGACTGGAGCTGGAAGAGATCTGTAACCTTCTGGAGATCTCGCTCTCCAATGTTCGGGTGCTGCTGCACAGGGCACGGCTGAAGGTCTTCGCGACCGTCGAGCACTTTGAGGAGTCCGGTCAATGCTGACGTGTAAGGAACAGGTGGCGCGCTCCAGTGATTACCTCGATGGCCAATTGAGCTTTCGGGAGCGGCTGATGGTGCGGCATCACTTGATGTTTTGCCCCAATTGCCGTCGTTTCATCCGGCAAATGCGCCTGATGCAGGCGACCTTGCGCGCCCTGCCCGACAAGTCGGTGCCTAACCTCGATGAGCTTGCTGAGCGTTTGGCTACCGAACGCCAGAAGAGCCGCGATTAGCCTCAAACCACACGTCACCCGAAATAACGCAGTCGCTCTGGCTTGAGGCTTTCAGCCTGAAGCTTGCGGCTGCTTCCCTCTTATTTCCATTCGAAGTAAAAAGTTCCGCTGTCATAAAATCTTTATCTGACAGCAACCCCTCTGAAATAACCCGTCGCCAAGATTCCCTCCCAACACCAGCGGGCCAGCCCCGCGTGTTTTGAACGCTACAGACCACCAATTAGGGGAACTCTTCGATGATCCGTAAGCACTTCGCCGGTTTTGTTGCCAGCGCACTGGCAATGGCAGTGACCGCCCAGGCTTTCGCTGGCACCGTCACCACTGATGGCGCCGATATCGTAGTCAAAACCAAGGGCGGCCTCGAAGTCGCAACCACCGACAAAGAATTCAGCTTCAAACTGGGTGGTCGCTTGCAGGCGGACTACAGCCAGTTCGATGGTGTCTACACCAAGAATGGCGATACCGCTGACGCCGCTTACTTCCGTCGTGCGTTCCTGGAATTGTCCGGCGTGCTGTACACGGATTGGGCCTACACCATCAACTACGACTTCTCCCACAACACTGGCGACTCCGACAACGGCTACTTCGACGAAGCGTCGCTGGCCTACAACGGTTTCAAACCGGTATCGATCAAGGTCGGTCGTTTCGACCCGGACTTCGGCCTGGAAAAAGCCACCAGTTCCAAGTGGGTCACCGCGCCGGAACGTAACATGGCCTACGACATGGTCGACTGGGCCAACAGTCACCAGAACGGTCTGGGCTTGCAGGCTTCCGGCACGTTCGCGGACTCGTTCTATGCTTCCGCAGGCGTGTTCAGCAAGGACACCGACGACACCGATGGCAACAGCGTCAAGCAGGTCAACGGCCGCTTCGTCTTCGCCCCGATGCACGATGCCGGCAACGTCCTGCACTTTGGTGTGAACGTCGCTTCCCGCGATGTGTCCGACACGGCGTTCGACTCGCGTTACCGCACCCGGATGGGCATGCGCGGCGTCGACACCCTGGGCGGCAACGATGCTGGCACCAACGGCAACCGCCCGGTGCTGGGCGGCAGCTCTGCCTCGCCGGCAGGTTCCTATGACCGTGACACGGCGTTGGGCCTGGAGGCGGCATTCGCCATGGGCCCGGCTTCGATCCAGGGTGAGTACATCACTCGCACCACCAAGGCAGACGCCAAGAATGTGGACGATATCAAAGGCCACGGCTTCTACGTTCAAGGCGCTTACACCCTGACCGGCGAATCGCGCGGCTACAAAGTCGGCAAGTTCGACGCCATCAAGCCGGCCAACAAAGCCCTTGGCGCCTGGGAGCTGTTTTACCGTTACGACAGCCTGACGGTCGAAGACGACAACATCACCACCGCCAGCCTGACCCGTGATGTCGGCGATGCCGAAGCCAAGGTCCACACCCTGGGCGTCAACTGGTATGCCAACGAAGCGGTGAAAATCTCCGCGGCGTACCTCAAGGCCAAGACTGACAACGTGACCAACGCCACGGCAGCGAGCGGTACCACTCCGGCGCGTCGCACCGGTGATGACAGCGGTGACGGTTTCGTCGTCCGCGCTCAGTACGTGTTCTAAGCACCGCGTTAAAGCACCAAGAGCTCTTTCTTCATCCGTTAAAGCTCCCTCGTTTTTGACCCCGCCCCGGCGGGGTTTTTTTATTTCGGCAAGGCCTGAGGATCGGCGATACTCGGCGGGTCTGTGGGCAACAACCGTCGAGGATCACGATGCCGCTACACGTTCTGGACAGTCTGTCCGCCATCGCGCCTCATGAATGGGATGCATTGGTGCCCCAGGCTCAGCCGTTTCTACGCCATGCGTTCCTGAGTGCGCTGGAAGACAGTGGCAGCCTGGGCGCACATTCCGGCTGGCGGCCCGAGCACCTGCTGCATATTGAAAACGGTCAAGTGCTGGCGGCATTGCCCAGCTACCGCAAATGGCATTCCTATGGTGAGTACGTCTTCGACCATGCCTGGGCCGATGCCTGTGAGCGTGCCGGGATCGACTATTACCCCAAGCTGCTGAGCGCCGTGCCGTTCAGTCCCGTCAGCGGGCCGCGCTTGTTGGTGGCAGCGGGGCAGGACGGGATGGAACTGCTCAAGAGTGTGCCCGGATACCTGGAGATCGAAGGGCTGTCCAGCGCCCACGTCAACTTCACCGACCCGTTCACCGATGCCGCGTTGGCCGGGCAACCGGGGTGGCTGCAACGTGTCGGTTGCCAGTATCACTGGCAGAATCGCGGTTACCGGGATTTTCAGGACTTCCTCGATGCCTTGAGTTCGCGCAAGCGCAAGCAGATGCGCAAGGAGCGTGAGCAAGTGATGGGACAGGGCATCGACTTCGAATGGCTTGAGGGGCATCAACTTGATCAGGCGCAGTGGGATTTTGTCTACGCCTGCTACGCCAATACCTACGCGGTGCGCAGGCAAACGCCGTACCTGACGCGGGAATTTTTCAGCCTGTTGGCCGAGCGCATGCCGGAAGCGATTCGGGTGGTCCTGGCCAAACAAGGTTCACGCCCGGTGGCCATGGCCTTCAGCCTGGTGGGAGGCGAGTGTTTTTACGGGCGCTACTGGGGCTGTGTGGCGGAGTTCGATCGCCTGCATTTCGAAACCTGTTTTTACCAGGGCATGGACTACGCCATCGCCAACGACTTCCAGCGTTTCGATGCCGGTGCCCAGGGCGAACACAAGTTGATCCGTGGTTTTGAGCCGGTGATCACCCATTCCTGGCACTACTTGCGGCATGCCGGGCTGAAGGCGGCGGTGAATGACTTTCTCACCCAGGAGCGTGCCGGGGTGCTGGCGTACGCCGAAGAAGCGAGGACCGCCTTGCCGTATCGGCAGGACTGATCCTCGCCGCCTCAGGCTTTAGCTGTCTTCCTTGCCCAGCCAGCGGTAGGTGATCCCGCCGATGACTGCTCCGAGAATCGGCGCGAGCCAGAACAGCCACAATTGCTGGATCGCCCACCCACCGACGATCAGCGCCGGGCCGGTGCTGCGGGCCGGGTTGACCGAGGTGTTGGTGACCGGAATCGAGATCAGGTGGATCAGCGTCAGCGTCAGGCCAATGGCAATCGGCGCCAGGCCGGCCGGCGCACGTTTGTCGGTGGCCCCGAGGATGATCAGGATGAACATCGCAGTCATCACCAACTCAGTGACAAACCCCGCCGCCATCGAGTAGCCGCCGGGCGAGTGTTCGCCGTAGCCGTTGGACGCCAGCCCACCGGCCAGTGCGAAGCCGGGTTTTTCACTGGCGATGAAGTACAGCAGCGCGGCAGCAATCACCCCGCCCAGCACTTGGGCGACGATGTAG
Proteins encoded in this region:
- a CDS encoding GNAT family N-acetyltransferase gives rise to the protein MPLHVLDSLSAIAPHEWDALVPQAQPFLRHAFLSALEDSGSLGAHSGWRPEHLLHIENGQVLAALPSYRKWHSYGEYVFDHAWADACERAGIDYYPKLLSAVPFSPVSGPRLLVAAGQDGMELLKSVPGYLEIEGLSSAHVNFTDPFTDAALAGQPGWLQRVGCQYHWQNRGYRDFQDFLDALSSRKRKQMRKEREQVMGQGIDFEWLEGHQLDQAQWDFVYACYANTYAVRRQTPYLTREFFSLLAERMPEAIRVVLAKQGSRPVAMAFSLVGGECFYGRYWGCVAEFDRLHFETCFYQGMDYAIANDFQRFDAGAQGEHKLIRGFEPVITHSWHYLRHAGLKAAVNDFLTQERAGVLAYAEEARTALPYRQD
- a CDS encoding zf-HC2 domain-containing protein, which produces MLTCKEQVARSSDYLDGQLSFRERLMVRHHLMFCPNCRRFIRQMRLMQATLRALPDKSVPNLDELAERLATERQKSRD
- a CDS encoding porin, which translates into the protein MIRKHFAGFVASALAMAVTAQAFAGTVTTDGADIVVKTKGGLEVATTDKEFSFKLGGRLQADYSQFDGVYTKNGDTADAAYFRRAFLELSGVLYTDWAYTINYDFSHNTGDSDNGYFDEASLAYNGFKPVSIKVGRFDPDFGLEKATSSKWVTAPERNMAYDMVDWANSHQNGLGLQASGTFADSFYASAGVFSKDTDDTDGNSVKQVNGRFVFAPMHDAGNVLHFGVNVASRDVSDTAFDSRYRTRMGMRGVDTLGGNDAGTNGNRPVLGGSSASPAGSYDRDTALGLEAAFAMGPASIQGEYITRTTKADAKNVDDIKGHGFYVQGAYTLTGESRGYKVGKFDAIKPANKALGAWELFYRYDSLTVEDDNITTASLTRDVGDAEAKVHTLGVNWYANEAVKISAAYLKAKTDNVTNATAASGTTPARRTGDDSGDGFVVRAQYVF
- the aqpZ gene encoding aquaporin Z, coding for MSLFKRSATELLGTFWLVLGGCGSAVLAAAFPNVGIGLLGVSLAFGLTVLTMAFAIGHISGCHLNPAVSVGLVVGGRFPAKELPAYIVAQVLGGVIAAALLYFIASEKPGFALAGGLASNGYGEHSPGGYSMAAGFVTELVMTAMFILIILGATDKRAPAGLAPIAIGLTLTLIHLISIPVTNTSVNPARSTGPALIVGGWAIQQLWLFWLAPILGAVIGGITYRWLGKEDS
- a CDS encoding RNA polymerase sigma factor, with product MTDDMQLLERLLAGEQRAYKELVSTYQSAMRAVAYAIVGSRNADEVVQDAWLSVVRNLAGFQGRSSLKTWLLTITANAAKNRYKQNRREVLMDDLPSPHGTIDDDRFSPGDGHWLVAPFAWHQDTPDALLTEDELRECLEKTLLSLPELQSSVLVLRDRQGLELEEICNLLEISLSNVRVLLHRARLKVFATVEHFEESGQC